Genomic DNA from Desulfonatronum thioautotrophicum:
ATAGTCCATGACAATGGATTCCACCTGCTTCACCAGCCGATCCGAAGCGTCCAGGCTGGTTCCTTCCGGAGCCCGGACATGTACGAAGGCTCGGTTCGGGTCGGTTTCCGGAAAGAACTCCACGCCTTTGCCCCAGACCCCGAAACCGACCATGGATGCGAGCAGCAGCAGCACGGCCGTTGCCAGGACCACCAGCCGGTGCCCCAGGGACCATTCCAGAACCCGGAGATAAACGCGCTTGACCCAAACCTCCTGCTCCAGGGCATCGGACTGCCCCGGATTATCCGGCGTGCGGACCTGAGCGGAATCCTCGGTGCCGGAGGAGCCTTCCGGCGGCGCGGGTTGCTGTGCATCCACGCCAGGCAACGGTCGGACCACCTGATACCGGGCCGAGAGCACCGGGTTGACCACCAGGGCGACGAACAAGGAGGCCGAAAGGACCATGATCAGCGTCTTGGGCAAAAACATCATGAATTCGCCGACAATGCCCGGCCAAAACAGCAACGGAATGAATGCGGACAGCGTGGTCAGGGTGGCCGTGACCACCGGCCAGGCCACCTGGTTGGTACCGATTCGGGCCGCGACCTGTCGGGGACGGCCCTGCTGCATGTGCCGGTAGATGTTCTCCACAACCACGATGCCGTTGTCCACGAGCATGCCCAGAGCCAAAATCAGGGAAAACAACACCACCATGTTCAGGGTGATGCCAAAACCGGAGAGCAGGGCAAAACCGATGAACATGGAATAGGGGATGGCCAGGGCCACGAAAACGGCTGAACGACCACCGATGAAGACCACGATCACCGCAAGAACCAGAATCAGGCCGGTGAGGATGTTGTTCTCCAGTTCGGAGACCATCATGCGGACATCCTCGGACATGTCCGAAGTGATGTCCAGGCGCAAATCCGGCGGCAGTTCCGGCCGGGCAAGGTCCACCATGGCCCGGACCTCGTCGCAGATCCGGACGATGTTCTCCCCGCTGCGTTTCTGCACCGAGAGGGTCACGCTGTCCCGCCCGTCGATCCGGCTACGGGTCAGCGGATCCTTGTGGGTGTCCTGGATGGTGGCCAGATCCCGGAGATAAACCGGGCGACCGTCCCGGACAAAAGCCACGATGGAGAAAATTTCCGAAGGGTGCCGAAAGTCCTCAGGAACGCGAACCAAAAACCGGGTCTCACCGATGTCCATGCTCCCGCCGGGCATGTTCACGTTGCTCTCGGTCACGGCCTGGAGCATGCTGGAAAAGGGGACGTTGTAGGCCCGGATGCGATCCAGGTCGAACTCCACCCGGATCTCCCGCTCCAGCCCGCCGCTCTCCAGGACGTTGAGCACACCGGGAATGGTTTCGATCTCGTCCTTGAGATCCTCGGCCCAGGTCTTCAGTCGGGCCAGGGAGTACGGCCCGGAGAGGACCACCCGGATCACGGGAATGTCCGAGAAATTGACCTCCTCCACCACCGGGTCGTCCTCCAGCTCCGCGGGTAAATCCGCCTTGGCCTGATCCACCTTGACCCGGACATTCTGTACGGCGTCGTCAATGTCCACGGAGGGAATGAACTTCACCGCCACCGTGGACAGGCCTTCGGCCGAGCTGGCCCGGATCTCTTCCACTCCGGCCAAGCCCCGGAGCTTGCGCTCGATGGGCATGGTGATCAATGTCTCCATGTCCTGCGGGGCCACGCCTTCGTAGGTCGTGGTCACGAAAACG
This window encodes:
- a CDS encoding efflux RND transporter permease subunit, translating into MIINKWALRRQASVLTLLVFLVIIGVYSYLTLPREAFPDITIPYVFVTTTYEGVAPQDMETLITMPIERKLRGLAGVEEIRASSAEGLSTVAVKFIPSVDIDDAVQNVRVKVDQAKADLPAELEDDPVVEEVNFSDIPVIRVVLSGPYSLARLKTWAEDLKDEIETIPGVLNVLESGGLEREIRVEFDLDRIRAYNVPFSSMLQAVTESNVNMPGGSMDIGETRFLVRVPEDFRHPSEIFSIVAFVRDGRPVYLRDLATIQDTHKDPLTRSRIDGRDSVTLSVQKRSGENIVRICDEVRAMVDLARPELPPDLRLDITSDMSEDVRMMVSELENNILTGLILVLAVIVVFIGGRSAVFVALAIPYSMFIGFALLSGFGITLNMVVLFSLILALGMLVDNGIVVVENIYRHMQQGRPRQVAARIGTNQVAWPVVTATLTTLSAFIPLLFWPGIVGEFMMFLPKTLIMVLSASLFVALVVNPVLSARYQVVRPLPGVDAQQPAPPEGSSGTEDSAQVRTPDNPGQSDALEQEVWVKRVYLRVLEWSLGHRLVVLATAVLLLLASMVGFGVWGKGVEFFPETDPNRAFVHVRAPEGTSLDASDRLVKQVESIVMDYPDIKHVIANIGSAGGDPFAAGGPGTHLSRVALDFVDFHDRSRSSSNTLDEIRVRLLSTIAGAEIQVEAEEGGPPTGPPVNMEISGRDILVLGELAAQVRRVIRDVPGLVDLKDNFVQGRPEIRINVDKEKAALLGLDTFTIAHTIKAAVGGVRVGVLRDDRDEYDITARLPEEARNSLESLKRLTISGPNGEPVPLTSVAEVELGSGVGDIMRLNQRRVVTVSASVSGRLANDVLADIERRLAGFDWPRGYSYQFTGEQEEQAKAQEFLSKAFIAVIFLIFLILITQFNSIIPGLIILASVLFSLIGVFFGLLVTGTAFGIIMTGIGVISLAGVVVNNAIVLIDYYMQLLGRGMERTEALLRAGMVRFRPVMLTAITTILGLMPMATGVSFDFKSLSWSIGGESAQWWGPMAVAVVFGLAVATLLTLIVVPVLCSLSKSLPGTARGLYGEKELEAD